The window CAACGCACCAGCCTCGCGCTCGATGGCGCTCGCCAATTCGGCGAAGATCTCCTGCTCCAGGCTCAATGCCCGCTCAGTCGCCGAGGCGATGCGCCCTTCGATGTCGATCAGCTCGGCGGTCGAGAAGCGCACCGCGTTGGCCATCGTCTGGCGATGGCGGAATTCGTCCGCCAGCGGCGGCTCGAGCAGCGGCTTGGCATTGACCTGCGTCACCTCGATGTAGAAGCCGAGAATATTGTTGTGGCGCACCTTCAGCGACTTGACCCCGGTGCGCTCGACGTACTTGGCCTCTAGCCCGGCCATGAACCCGCGGCCGTCCTCCTTCAGGCGCCGCGCCTCGTCCAGCTCACTGCGATATCCCTCCCGCACGAAGCCGCCATCGCGTTTCAGGTGCGGAGGATCATCGACGATCGCTGCCGCCAGGTCGGCGCGTAGCTTTCCACTCGCCGAGGCAAGCTCCCCGGCGATGCGTCCGAGCTCCAGCGGCAACCCCATTCCGGCCCCTTCACCGGCGAGCAGCGCTGCACCGCGTTCTGCTGTGGAGAGCCCCTCGCGCACCGCCGCCAGATCGCGCGGCGAGCCGCGGCCAAAGCCGAGACGGGAGATGGCGCGGGCGATGTCGGGCGCCGATTTGAGCGACGCGCGCAAGTCGCTGCGCAAATTCTCCTGGTCGACCAGAAAGCCTACAGCGTCGAGGCGCTCATTGATGCGGCCCACGTCGCGCAGCGGGCTCGACAGCCGGGCCGCCAATTCGCGCGCGCCGGCACCGGTGACGGTTCGATCGATTGCGGCGAGCAGGCTGCCTTGCTTGTCCCCGGCGACCGAGCGCACCAGCTCGAGGCTGGCCCGGCTCGCCGCGTCGATGAGGAGGATGGCGTTGGAGCCGGAGCGCTTCGGCGGCCTGATCGCCGGCATGCGCCCCAGCTGCGTCAGCTCCACATACTTGATCAGCGCGCCGAGGGCCGCGAGCTCTGGCCGCGTGAAACTGCCGAAGCCGCCAAGCTCGGCCACCTTCAATTGCTTCTTGAGCGCGGCTTCGCCCGCCAGGCTGTCGAAATAGGCGCCGGGAACCGGGGTGGTCGAGGCGCCGACGCGCGTCACGCAACCGCGCAGCTCCGCATCGGCGAGCATCATGTCCGAGGCGATCACCTCGCTCGGCGCCAACCGCGCCAGCTCGCCCGAGAGATCGGCGCCCGTGACCTCGCCGACCTCCACCTCGCCGGTAGAAATGTCGATCGAGGCGAGCGCGAGTGGAGCCTCCGCCTGCCCGCCGGCGCGGAACAGCGCCGTGAGATAGTTGCGCGCCTTGGCGTCGAGCAGCGTGTCCTCGGTGAGCGTGCCGGGCGTGACGACGCGCACGACGTCGCGCTTGACGACGGCCTTGGCGCCACGCTTGCGCGCCTCAGCCGGGTCTTCGAGCTGCTCGGCGACGGCGACCCGGTGCCCGGCCTTGATCAGGCGGTGCAGATATTCGTCGGCGCGATGGATGGGCACGCCGCACATCGGGATGTCCTGGCCGAGATGCTTGCCGCGCTTGGTCAGCACGATGCCGAGCGTGGCCGAGGCGGCGACCGCGTCTTCAAAGAACAGCTCGTAGAAGTCGCCCATCCGGTACCAGAGGAGGCAGTCGGGGTTTGCCGCCTTGATCTCCAGAAACTGGGCCATCGACGGAGTCGCGTCGGCCGCAGGGGACGGCGCCGGCGGAGGCTCGGCAGATGACGCCGCCTCCGCGCACGGCTTCTCGGCCGCCGCAACCTCCGGCGCGTCCTCAAGCGGCTCCACCAGCTTGCGTCGTGTCTGTTTGCCCGCCATCGGCGGCTTCCCCCGCTGCAAACGTCCGCCCTGAGCGGCCCGCCACGATAGCGACCCTCCCCCACGGGTCAAACGCACCTCAGGGGTTGTTCACCGCCACGGGCGCCAATCGATTGTTTCGCCGCGGCCACAAGCCTAATCTTCCACCAGTTTTTCAACTGGACAGTGCCCATGACCTCCCCGCGCAGTTCGAAGGCCGCACAAGCGCGGTTCACGGAACAGGAAGCGCTGCAGTTCCATGCGCAGGGCAAGCCTGGCAAGCTCGAGATCACGCCGACCAAGCCGCTGACGACCCAGCGCGATTTGTCGCTCGCCTATTCGCCGGGGGTCGCCGTGCCCGTGCACGCGATCGCAAACGACCCGGCGACCGTCTACGACTACACGAGCAAGGGCAACCTCGTGGCCGTTGTCTCCAACGGCACCGCGATCTTAGGTCTCGGCAATCTCGGCGCGCTCGCTGCCAAGCCGGTCATGGAGGGCAAGGCCGCGCTGTTCAAGCGCTTCGCCGACATCGACGCCATCGATCTGCTGGTCGACACCGAGGACACCGAGCAGTTCATCAACGCCGTTCGCTATCTCGGCCCGACGTTCGGCGGCATCAACCTGGAAGACATCCGCGCGCCCGACTGCTTCATCATCGAGCAGCGGCTGAAAGAGCTGCTCGACATCCCCGTATTCCATGACGACCAGCACGGCACGGCGATCATCGCCGCCGCCGGCCTGATCAACGCGTTGGAGTTGACCGGCCGCGATCTCGAGAGCTGTAAGCTGGTGGTCAACGGCGCCGGGGCCGCTGGCATCGCCTGTCTCGAGCTCGCGGTATCGATGGGCATTCCGAAGTCCAACGTCATCCTGTGCGACACCAAGGGCGTCGTCTATCAGGGCCGCAAGGAAGGCATGAACCAGTGGAAGTCGGCGTTCGCCGCCAAGACCAAGGCGCGCACGCTTGCCGAGGCATTGAAGGGCGCCGACGCCTTGTTCGGCCTATCGGTGAAGGGCGCCGTCACGCAGGACATGGTGCGCTCCATGGCGCCCAAGCCGATCATCTTCGCCATGGCCAACCCCGACCCGGAGATCACGCCCGAGGAGGTCTATGCGGTGCGCGACGATGCCATCGTTGCCACCGGCCGTTCCGACTACCCCAACCAGATCAACAACGTATTGGGCTTCCCGTTCATCTTCCGCGGCGCCCTCGACGTACAAGCCTCGACCATCAACGAGGCAATGAAGGTCGCTGCCGCCGAGGCGCTCGCCCAGCTCGCCCGCGCCGAAGTACCCGACCAGGTCGCCGCTGCGTTCCACGGCCGGCGCGCCACGTTCGGGCCGGAGTACATCATCCCGGCCCCGTTCGACCCGCGCCTCATCGTCAACATACCGACGGCAGTGGCCAAGGCCGCGATGGATTCCGGCGTCGCGCGCAAGCCGATCGTCGACATGGACGCCTACGTGGCGAAGCTCGAGGGGCGCCTCGATCCGCTGGCGGGCTGGCTGCAGTCGACGTTCAGCGCCGTGCGCGCCGATCCCAAGCGCGCCGTCTTCGCCGAGGGCGAAGAGCCGGCGGTGATCCGCGCCGCACACAGCTATTTCAGCCAAGGTTTCGGCGTGCCGATCCTCATCGGCTCGGCCGACGTGGTACGCGAGCAATTCCGTGCCCTCGGCATGGTGATCCGCCCCGAGTACGAGATCATCGACACGCATAAGAACGCGCACATCGAGGAGTTCTCCTCCTACCTCTATGCGCGGCTGCAGCGGCGCGGCTACCTGAAGCGCGACTGCCAGCGGCTCGTCGCCAACGAGCGTAACGTAGTGGGTGCGCTAATGGTGGCGCACGGCATGGCGGACGCGCTGGTCAGCGGCGTCACGCGCAACTGGACGAGCGTCTACGACGACGTACAGCGCGTGCTCGACCCGGAGCCTGGCCGCAATGTCATCGGCGTCTCGCTGGTGCTACTGCGTGGCCGCGCCGTGCTCGTCGCCGACACCAGCGTGCACGACATGCCAACGTCGACCGAGCTGGCCGACATCGCCACGGAAGCAGCTCGGTCGGCGCGCAACTTCGGCATCGAGCCGCGCGTGGCGCTGCTCGCCTACTCGACCTTCGGGCAGCCGCGCGGAGAACGCTCGGACGTGGTGCATGAGGCCGTCGCCATCCTGGACGAGCGCCAGGTCGACTTCGAATACGACGGCGACATGGCAGCGGACGTGGCCCTCAATCGCGACCTGATGCGGCACTATCCGTTCTGCCGGCTGTCGGACACTGCGAACGTACTGGTCATGCCGGCGTTTCACGCCGCCTCGATCTCCACCAAGATGCTGAAGGAGCTCGGCGGCGCGACGATCATCGGGCCGATCCTGGTGGGCCTGTCGCGCTCGGTGCAGATCTGCGGCTTCGGCGCCAAGGACAGCGACATCGTCAATATGGCCGCCATCGCCGCCTACGATGCGGGCCGGCGCGGCTAGCGATCAGTCGCTGGCAAGGATCATGTTGCGCACCAACGGATAGATCTGTCCTTCCCACTTGCGTCCGCTGAACACGCCGTAGTGCCCGACACCCGCCTGCATGTGGTGCCGCTTCATGTGCGGGCGCAGGCTGGTGCAGAGGTCGTGCGCGGAGGCCGTCTGCCCCAGCGCGCAGATGTCGTCGCGCTCGCCTTCGACCGTCAGCAGCGCCGTCTTGCGGATCGCCTTGAGATCGACCGGCGCGCCCCGGTAGGTCAGCTCGCCCTTTGGCAGACGCGCTTCCTGGAACACCCACTGCACCGTCTCGAGATAGAACTCGGCGGAGAGATCGAGCACGGCGAAATACTCGTCGTAGAACGTCTTGATGACCTGCGCCTTCTCGTGCTCGCCGTTGCGCAGGTGCTCGTAGAGTTCCTGGTGCGCGTTGTAGTGCCGATTGATGTTCATCGACACGAAGGCGGTGAGCTGCACGAAGCCCGGATAGACGCGGCGCCCGGCGCCCGGATATTTCCACGGGACGCGGGCGATGAGGTTGCGCTCAAACCAACTCATCGGCTTGCCCGTCGCCAGCTTGTTCACTTTGGTCGGGTTGACGCGCGTGTCGATAGGGCCGGCCATCAGCGTCATGCTGGCGGGCTGCGCGGCGTTGCCATCGGCCGCCATCACTGCCACGGCGGCGAGTGCCTGTACGCAGGGCTGGCAAACGGCGACGAGGTGCGCGCCGGGGCCTAACGCTTCGAGGAAGCGGATGACGTAGGCGATGTAGTCGTCGAAGCCGAACTGGCCGGCGTCGGCGCTCACGTCGCGCGCGTTGTGCCAATCGGTGATGTAGACGTCATGATCCGGAAGTAGCGTGCGCACCGTGTTGCGCAACAGCGTCGCGAAGTGGCCCGACAACGGCGCCACGACGAGGACGCGCGGCTGCTCGAGGTCGATGTCCTTCTTGAAGCGGAGGAGCGTGCCGAAGGGCAGCGCGAGCACCGGCTCCTCGGTGACCTCGACCTCGCGATTGCCGACCGTAACGGCCGGAATGGCGTATTCCGGCCTGGCGTGGGTCAGCCCGGCGCGGGCGATCAGCTCGTAGGCGGCCGACAAATTGCGGACGATCGGCACGTTCACCTGGCTACCCCAGGTGCCGAGCATGGCGAGCGATGAGCGCGCGAGCGTCTTGGCCGGCTCAACCAGGTCGGCGTGGGCTTGATAGGCGAGGTAGAGCATCTCGTCTCATTCGGCGGAGGGGCCACAACGCGGCTGAATCTTGCGATTGCCTATTGTGCGGCGCACAAACGCTAGTGCAATCTGGGTCCCGGTGCGAGAGCTTTTTTGCAACATGCGTGATGAAGCCCCCGCCGGGCCGTGATTAAAGGATAGGCACAATGGCAACAGCGGTGCTCACCATCAGCAGCAAGAACTACTCGTCGTGGTCGCTACGCGGCTGGCTGCTCTGCAAGATGGCGGGGCTCGAGTTCCACGAGGAGGTGATGTCGGCAGACGACCCGTCGACCCGCGCCGAGCTGTTGCTGCTGTCGCCGTCGTTTCTGGTCCCCTGCCTCGTGCACGAGGGGATCAAGGTCTGGGACACCCTGGCCATCGCCGAATACTTGGCCGAGCTCAGCCCCGAGGCGGGCCTGCTGCCCACGGACGCCGCCGCGCGGGCGCACTGCCGGGCCGTATCGGGCGAAATGCACTCGGGCTTCCACAATCTCCGCTCGGCGCTGCCGATGAACCTCAAGGCCCAGCACGAGGGTTATTCCGTGTGGTCAGGCGCCCGCGGCGACATCGAGCGCGTCTGCGCGATTTGGCGCGAATGCCTCGACACCTATGGCGGTCCGTATCTCTTCGGGGGCGCGCCCACCATGGCCGACGCGATGTATGCGCCGGTGTGCACGCGTTTCCTAACATACGATGTGAAGCTAGATAGCGATTGTGCCGGATATTGCAGGACAATTTCAGATTGGCCGGCGATGATCGAATGGACCGAGGCGGCGCGACTGGAGCCTGACGAGCTCGAGGAACTCGATGTTGAGTTTTGAGCCCTAAAGCGGCTTGCATTTCTCACATTCCGCAACAGGCAGCCTCAACAAGCCACTGAATTTACTGGCATTAATAAATTGCAAAACGTTCGGCAATTTCGGCCGGAATTCTTCCCCCGTGCCCCATTGATGCTTTTCGCCGCAGCGACGCGATCACAAATTGCGTCGTGGCAAACGTTAATGGTTTCTTAACGCCAGCCCCACTTCCGAGCGATTTAGCGGCTAAGGTGCAAATGCAAGCCATTCCGCTATCGGTTAGCTGAATTGGGGTTGAATTAACCTTTTCTTTTCCTTAATTAAGGTCCCATTACCAGTGGGGGTCTTGAGTGCTGTTTCGCGTCACAAATAAGCGGCCTGCTTTACGGCCAAAAGAGCTCGCTGGGCCGGTAATCCCGCGGGAGCCGGAATTCCTCCGTGCTCGCGTTGACGATTACCACGTTCGCCGGAAAGTCGACCTTTGGCAGGGGTGCCATCCCCTGCAGGGCCGGACACCGCGTCCTGGCGACATCAAGGTCCGCAGCAACGACTATCTTTGTCTTGCCGACCATCCCCACGTCATCGAAAGCGAGATCGCCGCGCTGCGCACCGGCGGTCATGGCGATGCCGTCTCCCGCGTTTGGGTGCATCACGAGCGCGATGTCATTTGCGAGTTCGAGCAGCGCGTCGCCCAGCTGATGCGCGCCGAGGACTGCGTCGTTTGCGCGTCGGGCTATACGGCGAACGTCGGCCTCATCCAGTCGTTCGCGACCCGGGGCGCCCCCGTCTATCTCGACATGAAGGCGCACATCTCGCTGCACGAAGGCGTGGTGAGCGCCGGCGCGCGGCCCGTATTGTTCCGCCACAACGACCCGCAATCGCTCGATCGCATGCTGGCGCAGAACGGCCCCGGCCTCGTCTGCGTCGATGCCCTGTACAGCACCGACGGAGACCTCGCACCGCTCAAGGAGTTCGTCGAGGTTTGCGAGCGCCACGGCGGCGCCCTCGTGGTCGACGAAACGCACTCTTTCGGTGCCCAGGGACCCGGCGGAGCCGGTCTCGTCGTCGCTGCTGGCCTCGCTGAGCGCGTTCACTTCCGGACGGTAGGACTTTCCAAGGCCGTCGCGAGCCGTGGCGGCCTCGTGGTGTCATCGCGCCGCAACATCGAATACTTCCGCTACGAGTCCCTGCCGACGATCTTCAGCACCTCCGTGATGCAGCACGAGGTTGCTGGATTCGATGCCGTGCTCGACATCTTGCAGCGCGAGGATTGGCGCCGCGACAAGCTGCATGCCAACCACACGTACCTCCGCCAGGGGCTCGACGCGCTCGGCTACAACGTGGCGGCGTCGAAGACGCAGATCATCGCCCTCGAGCCGGGCGACATCCGCCAGACGACCGTCTTGCGTGATGCGCTCGAGAAGCGCGGAGTCTTCGGCGCGATCTTCTTTCCGCCGGCGACACCGGACAAGCGGTGCATCATCCGCTTCACGGTGAACTGCGGACTGAGCCGGCACGAGCTCGATCGCATCATCGAGGTTTGCGGCGAGATCCGCGAGGAAGTGGGGATGGCCGAGTGGCGCTCCACGAAGCGCAAGTTCGCGGGCGGTGCGGGCACGGTACAAGCGACCAAGCAGCGCGAGAAAGCGGCAGCCTCTCGCCTAGGCCGCAGCCGCGTTCTCAATAGCTGGCTGAACAACCGGAAGCTCAATCGTGAAGGAGGTTCCGACGTTGACCTTGGAACGACACGAGATCGTGCCTCCGGCCCCCTCGACAATCATCCGGCAAAATGACAAGCCGAGACCGGTGCCGACACCCGGACGCTGGGCCGACACGAAGGGGATGAACACGTAGTTCAAGATTTCCGGCGGAATGCCGTCGCCCGTATCGGAGATGACGATCGTGTTGGCGTGGCCGCCGCGCCGAAGCTCGATCGACAGATGATTCTCGTCGCCGTCGCGCGCCTCGATTGCCCGCAGGCCGTTCTTCAACAGGTTGAACAGCACGTGGGTCATCAGAAGATCCGACCCGCGGAACTCGAAGTCCTCCTCGAGACTGGTGCGCACGAGGTCGCGCTGGTTGGGTTTGAAGCTGTACCGCTCCAGCGCCAGCGAGACGATCTTGCTCATGCTGTGCAGTTCGGCGGTCGGGGCGCCGCGGTGATGCTGCGCCACGTTGGTGAGCAATAGATCGATGACTGAGTTTGCCGCGGTGATGTGCTGACGCACGCGCCGGTGCGAGGCGGTCAGCTTGTCGCGAATTGGCGAGTCCGGCAGGCGTGCCAAGAGACGCTCGCAGCCGTCTGCCTCGAACCGAATACCGGTGAGCGGAGTACGGCATTCGTGAGCAACCTGGCTCGCCAGCGACGCCGCCGCCTTGAGCTTCTCCCGCGCGATGAGGTTGTCGCTGTAGGCAAGGCCGAGGAAGCCGGTCAGTGCGAAGATCAGGATCGGCAACGTCATCCAGTAGCCCGCCGGGATTGGGGCGCCCCCGGTCACCATGAGGTAGGCAACGAGCGCCGCGACGGAACCCAAGATCAGCACGACGATCGCGTTGACGAGGTCATAGAGCAGGACGACGTAAATCAATGCCGCGAGTGTCGACATCTCCCACGCGTTGCTGTCGTTCAGGAGCAGCATCAGCGTGAAGAAGAACGGCAGGCAGTAGAGGAAGGTGAAGTACGAGAACGGCACGGTGTAGGCCCGCCAGGCGTACGGCCACCACTGGGTCAGGGCCAAGGCGAGGCAGAGGCCAGTGCCAATGCCACGCAGCCACATGCTTTCGTACGGCTGAGGTAGGACGTACGTCCACACCAAGTAGAAAACCGGAAAGCCGATGACGCCGATGATCGCCGCGGCTTGAATCTTGCGCTGAGCGTGCGCGTGATACTCGACGTATCGGCGGGAAAGATCGTGAATCAGACGCGTCAAAATGGACGGCCGCGGCTTCGGCTCGTTAAGGCCGCCGATGCCTCTCGCACCAGACTTTAGCGAAAGTCGTTCTGACAATTGAAACATTTAAACTTTTAACCGTCGCCGTACCGGATCCGATACGAAACCGTAGTACGAAAGGTCCTTACGGAAAGTGCATTCACCCGGCTAGGGCTTAAGCTTCCATGACGCCGTTCTACCACCCGACTTCGATCCTCGTTCTCGATGATGATCCGCTTTTTCTAGAAAGCCTGGATTTTCAGTTTAGCGAGGAAGTGTCGTGTCAAACGTTTACTCGTCCCGACGCCGCCCTCGAGCATCTGCGCGCCCAGTCGACGCAGCATCCGAATTTTGCCCGTTACTTCAAAGACGTCTCGGACATGGACCTGGGATCTGAGACGCGATTCGGCGACCGCCTTCTGCGCCTACAGCTTTCGGAGTTGCGCTCGGTGATCGAGGACAGAGCGCGCCAGCAGCGCGTCTCGGTCGCCGTCGTCGATTATGACATGCCGAAAATGACGGGCGTCGAGTTCTGCCGCGCCATTCGCGACTTGCCGGTGAGAACCATCCTGCTGACCGGCAAGGCCGGTCTGGAGACCGCGATCTCGGCCTTCAACGAGGGCGTCATCGATTGCTTCCTGCAGAAGCAGGACTCTGGCGTCACGGTTGCCCTACGCCGCGAGATCAAACGCCTCCAGGAGGAGTACTTCGCCGACATCTCGGCGCCCATCGCCAGCGCGTTGGCCCTGCAGCGGCCTTGCTTCTTCTCCGACCCGAGCTTCGTCGCGCTCCTCAAGGAGGTCATGGAGAAAAACAGTATCGTCGAGCACTACGTATGCGCGGGGCCACCCGGCGTGATGATGCGCGACGCTGACGGCAACGAGTCGTTCCTCTTGGTCTCGGACGGCGAGCGGGTGAACAACCAGTGCGAGGCAGCGGAGACCCAGCAGGCGCCCGCCGACATGGTTCAGCTGCTGCGCACACGCAAGGCACAGGCTTGGTTTCCGACGCAAGAGGGCCTCTACCATCCGGATTACGAAAAGAACTGGGCCCGCTTCATCTGGCCGGCACAGTTGCTGCCGGGATCGGGGGCATGGAGCTACAGCGTCATCCGCCACGGCCAGACGGTTGAAGAACCGCTGAGTCGCACGGCCTGAGCGAAATTCGCTACTATTGAACAGGAATAACTCTGCCGGACCGCAACTTCGTGCTCCTCGGCGAGCGTCCGATTCTGCGTAATTGCTTGAGGTGATTCGGGCGCGCGCGGGGGAACGATGCTTGCACGGTCGGCATGGCGAGGCGGTATTGCTGCCGCGCTGACGGGTTTTGTGTTGAGCGCACAACCGGCCTGTGCCCTGGAAGGATACTTCCAGCACGCCTATGGCGCGCGCCACAAAGGACTTGCCGGTGCCGGTGCCGCCGACGGCCGCGACGCCACGATCGCCATCATCAACCCGGCTGGCCTCGTACACGCTGGCAACGAGCTCGACCTCGCCTTCGGCCTGTTCAGCCCTACCCGCGAGATGGAAGGATCGGGCACTCTCGGCCTGACACCCATCGGCAAGTACGAGAGCAACACGCTCGAGTTCTTCATCCCGAATCTCGCGGCCGCCTATCGCGTCACGGGCAACCCCTATGTCGACGTTGTCGGCGTCGCCGTGTGGGGCAACGGCGCGGGCACGAACTACCGCAACTTCGATCGTACGGCGTCTCCGTGCGCCAATGGCGGCACGGGCATGTATTGCGGCGGCGCTGCGGGCGTCGACCTGCAGCAGACGTTTCTCACGCTGTCGCTGGCCAAGAACATCACACCGGACTTCGCCGTCGGCATCGGCCCGACACTCGCCCGCCAGCAATTCCGCGCGAAAGGCTTGTCGTTGTTCGCCCCCGTGTCGAACAGCATCGACGCGGAATGGGGTTATGGCATCAGCGGTGGCGTCGACTGGCACATCGCCCGACATCTGCGCTTCGGCGCCGCGATCGCGTCACGCACCTACATGGGCTCGTTCGAGAAGTACGCAGATCTCCTCGCCGACCACGGCGATTGCGATGTGCCCGCCTACGGACAAGCCGGCATCGCCTACGACGTGCTGGCCAATCTGACGCTCATGCTCGACTATCAACACATCGCCTATGGTTCGGTACCGTGCGTCGCCAATCCGGCGACCAACATGCTGACCGCCCCCTTCGGCGCCGCCAACGGACCGGCTTTCGGGTGGCGCGACGTCAATGCGGTGAAGCTCGGTGCGGAATGGTGGTATCGCCCCGACGTGGCGCTGCGCGCTGGCTATGCCTACAACACACCCCTGTTCGGCTCACGCGATGTGCAGCTCGACATTCTCGCACCTGCGACAACGCAGCATCACCTGACGGTGGGCGGCGAGTGGCGCTATGACAAGGACTGGTCGTTCGAGTTCGCGGGGATGTATGCGCCGGAAGCCACTGTCATCGGCGTCGAGATCATTCCGGGCCCCGGGCACGGCGTCGCGGTCTCGTCAGAACAGTACGAGATTACACTCGGCGTTAAGTACTTCTACGACGATGCGCAATGAAACCGACGCGCCGACGATCCTAAACTCGCTGCGTGCCCCTCAACTCTCGGCAATGGGCATCCATTCAGCCGCAGGACGGATTAGGAATGTAGAGACCATCGCTGGTCTAGAATTGCTTAACTGCTGCGGCGACAGGAAGGCCACACGTGAGTCAAAGTGCGCTCAAGCTTGCCCGAGGCGCTCGGCGGCAAGACAGCCCACGTCGTGATGAGGATCCCGCGACCTTCTCGACCGAGGAGGTCGCCGACCTGCAGTTTTCGCTCGAGCAGCAGCTTGATGCGGTGCTCCAGCGCAACGAGAAACTCGAACAGCTCAACTCTTGCTTTGAAGCCGCCCTCAATCATATGGGCCGCGGCTTGTCGATGTTCGACAGCGAGCAGCGTCTGGTCGTCTGCAACAAAGCCTACGCCGACGTCTATGAGCTACCGCCCGAGCTGACGCGCGCGGGGACGCCGCTCGTCGAGATCGTGCGATATCATATGAGCCGCAGCGCCGGACAGGAGCCGGCCGGAGACGCCCCAGTAGAGTGGATCAAGCAACAGGTCGCTCGTCTGCAGCAGGGCGGGCATTTGGAGCAAATTCAAAGCCTACCCGACGGGCGCATCATCCGCGTCACCTACGAGCCGCTCGCCGGCGGCGGCTGGGTCGACATGCAGGAGGACATCACCGCGCAGCGCCAGGCCGACGAAAAGATCGAATGGCTGGCGCACCACGATACCCTCACCGAAATTCCCAACCGCTTTCACTTCCGCGAGCGGCTCGAGCATCAGTTTGAGACCTACGATCCGCGGCAGGGCTTCGCATTGCTGTGGATCGACCTCGACCACTTCAAGGAAACTAACGATCGGCTCGGCCATCTCGTGGGCGACGGATTGCTGAAGAGCGTCGCCGCTCGATTGAAGAACTCGCTGCGTGCCGGCGACGTCGTCGGGCGGCTCGGCGGCGACGAGTTCGCTATTTTGCAGGTGGGCGTCGATCGCGAGGAGCTGGCGGCCAACCTCGCGCGCCGGGTCCTGCAAAACATCCGCCGGCCGCACGAGGTCTATGGCCATTCTCTGCACACCGAGGCGAGCATCGGCGTCGCACTCGCTCCGCATCACGGGCAGACGCCGGAGCAGCTTTTTGCCTGCGCCGACATGGCCCTCTATCGCGCCAAGTCGGCAGGACGCGGCGTGCATGCCGTCTATTCGCCCGGCACGGTCGACTCGGCGTCCGCAACACAGAACCCGCTGCGCGCCGAGCTGAAGAAGGCCGTGGAGCGATCCGAGCTGGCGCTGCACTATCAGCCGATCGTCGACCTGCGCGAAGGCAGGGTTTCGAGCTTCGAGGCGCTGATGCGCTGGAAGCACCCGAGTCGCGGCATGATCCCG of the Hyphomicrobium album genome contains:
- the mutS gene encoding DNA mismatch repair protein MutS, whose amino-acid sequence is MAGKQTRRKLVEPLEDAPEVAAAEKPCAEAASSAEPPPAPSPAADATPSMAQFLEIKAANPDCLLWYRMGDFYELFFEDAVAASATLGIVLTKRGKHLGQDIPMCGVPIHRADEYLHRLIKAGHRVAVAEQLEDPAEARKRGAKAVVKRDVVRVVTPGTLTEDTLLDAKARNYLTALFRAGGQAEAPLALASIDISTGEVEVGEVTGADLSGELARLAPSEVIASDMMLADAELRGCVTRVGASTTPVPGAYFDSLAGEAALKKQLKVAELGGFGSFTRPELAALGALIKYVELTQLGRMPAIRPPKRSGSNAILLIDAASRASLELVRSVAGDKQGSLLAAIDRTVTGAGARELAARLSSPLRDVGRINERLDAVGFLVDQENLRSDLRASLKSAPDIARAISRLGFGRGSPRDLAAVREGLSTAERGAALLAGEGAGMGLPLELGRIAGELASASGKLRADLAAAIVDDPPHLKRDGGFVREGYRSELDEARRLKEDGRGFMAGLEAKYVERTGVKSLKVRHNNILGFYIEVTQVNAKPLLEPPLADEFRHRQTMANAVRFSTAELIDIEGRIASATERALSLEQEIFAELASAIEREAGALGRVAAALADLDATASLAELARVEGYARPMVDDSQAFDIRGGRHPVVEQALKAARAGAFIENDCALGAAGGAGSDDEIADNRIWLVTGPNMAGKSTFLRQNALIAVLAQVGSYVPARAATIGALDRLFSRVGASDDLARGRSTFMVEMVETAAILNQASDRSLIILDEIGRGTATFDGLSIAWATVEFLHDVLKARALFATHYHELTALARRLGGVANVTMDVREWQDEIVFLHKVKTGAADRSYGIQVAKLAGLPAEVVGRAREVLALLEKTESRKNARNGGLDELPLFAVSRPGPAEPAGPSPIENAVDELKPDELTPRAALDAIYRLKALRQGGA
- a CDS encoding NADP-dependent malic enzyme is translated as MTSPRSSKAAQARFTEQEALQFHAQGKPGKLEITPTKPLTTQRDLSLAYSPGVAVPVHAIANDPATVYDYTSKGNLVAVVSNGTAILGLGNLGALAAKPVMEGKAALFKRFADIDAIDLLVDTEDTEQFINAVRYLGPTFGGINLEDIRAPDCFIIEQRLKELLDIPVFHDDQHGTAIIAAAGLINALELTGRDLESCKLVVNGAGAAGIACLELAVSMGIPKSNVILCDTKGVVYQGRKEGMNQWKSAFAAKTKARTLAEALKGADALFGLSVKGAVTQDMVRSMAPKPIIFAMANPDPEITPEEVYAVRDDAIVATGRSDYPNQINNVLGFPFIFRGALDVQASTINEAMKVAAAEALAQLARAEVPDQVAAAFHGRRATFGPEYIIPAPFDPRLIVNIPTAVAKAAMDSGVARKPIVDMDAYVAKLEGRLDPLAGWLQSTFSAVRADPKRAVFAEGEEPAVIRAAHSYFSQGFGVPILIGSADVVREQFRALGMVIRPEYEIIDTHKNAHIEEFSSYLYARLQRRGYLKRDCQRLVANERNVVGALMVAHGMADALVSGVTRNWTSVYDDVQRVLDPEPGRNVIGVSLVLLRGRAVLVADTSVHDMPTSTELADIATEAARSARNFGIEPRVALLAYSTFGQPRGERSDVVHEAVAILDERQVDFEYDGDMAADVALNRDLMRHYPFCRLSDTANVLVMPAFHAASISTKMLKELGGATIIGPILVGLSRSVQICGFGAKDSDIVNMAAIAAYDAGRRG
- a CDS encoding polyhydroxyalkanoate depolymerase — encoded protein: MLYLAYQAHADLVEPAKTLARSSLAMLGTWGSQVNVPIVRNLSAAYELIARAGLTHARPEYAIPAVTVGNREVEVTEEPVLALPFGTLLRFKKDIDLEQPRVLVVAPLSGHFATLLRNTVRTLLPDHDVYITDWHNARDVSADAGQFGFDDYIAYVIRFLEALGPGAHLVAVCQPCVQALAAVAVMAADGNAAQPASMTLMAGPIDTRVNPTKVNKLATGKPMSWFERNLIARVPWKYPGAGRRVYPGFVQLTAFVSMNINRHYNAHQELYEHLRNGEHEKAQVIKTFYDEYFAVLDLSAEFYLETVQWVFQEARLPKGELTYRGAPVDLKAIRKTALLTVEGERDDICALGQTASAHDLCTSLRPHMKRHHMQAGVGHYGVFSGRKWEGQIYPLVRNMILASD
- a CDS encoding glutathione S-transferase family protein yields the protein MATAVLTISSKNYSSWSLRGWLLCKMAGLEFHEEVMSADDPSTRAELLLLSPSFLVPCLVHEGIKVWDTLAIAEYLAELSPEAGLLPTDAAARAHCRAVSGEMHSGFHNLRSALPMNLKAQHEGYSVWSGARGDIERVCAIWRECLDTYGGPYLFGGAPTMADAMYAPVCTRFLTYDVKLDSDCAGYCRTISDWPAMIEWTEAARLEPDELEELDVEF